DNA from Metabacillus flavus:
CATCCAAATGGAACAAAATCTCACAAACTTACGATAAATTGTGCCATTAGTAGGGTGTTTATACAATAGCCGTCAAAACTGATACCGCTTACAATAGAAATTAGCTAAAAAATTTCTTTTTTACTAATAGTCAGATATTATCTCACTATGAAATCCTACCATGATTTATTAGTGAAAGCCAGTGTCAGTTTTTGGTCCTTTTGATCGAAATAGGACACCTGTGCATGAAAAACTTCCCAGTGGAAGGTTTACCCACCCCCCTTTATGGCTATTTATCTTTAGATGAGCTAAATACAGGAGGAATGGATATGCCGCAGAATCACACAATGATGCAATTTTTCGAATGGCATCTGAAAGCAGATGGGGAGCACTGGAAGAACCTAAGCAAAATGGCTCCTAAATTAAAAGAAATGTGCATTGATTCAGTTTGGATTCCCCCTGTTACGAAAGGACAGTCAGCTGAAGATACTGGCTATGGAATATATGATCTATATGATTTAGGAGAGTTTGATCAAAAGGGAACCGTCCGCACGAAATATGGCACGAAGGATGAGCTTCTTGCAGCCATCAAGGTTTGCCAAGACAATGGCATTCAGGTTTATGCTGACATCGTTATGAATCATAAAGCTGCAGCGGATGAGACGGAAACATTTAAAGTAGTGGAGGTCGATCCGGAAAACCGCGAAAACGTCATTTCCGAGCCATTTGATATTGAAGGCTGGACGAAATTCACCTTCCCGGGACGCGGAGACAAATATTCGGCATTCAAATGGAATTTCGGACATTTTAATGGAACAGACTACGACGCAAAAACCGGGAAATCAGGGATTTTCCGTATACTCGGCAAAAATAAAGACTGGAACGAAAATGTGGATGACGAATTTGGAAACTACGATTATCTCATGTTTGCCAATATTGATTACGACCATCCAGATGTACAGCAGGAAATGATTGAATGGGGCAAGTGGCTTGCCGATACGCTGAATTGCGATGGGTACAGATTGGATGCGATTAAGCATATCAACCATGAATTCATCAAAAACTTTGCGAAGGAAGCTTCCAGCCATCGCGGAGATAACTTCTACATGGTTGGAGAATTCTGGAACTCCGAGCTGGCCGCCTGCCAGGAATTTTTGGATCAGATTGATTATCAAATGGACCTGTTTGACGTTTCCCTCCATTACAAGCTTCATGAAGCATCTTTGGCGGGACGCGACTTTGACCTTACAACGATTTTTGACGACACGCTTGTCCAATCCCATCCGATGAATGCTGTTACCTTTGTCGATAACCATGATTCACAGCCGAACGAAGCCCTTGAATCATGGGTTGGTGATTGGTTTAAGCAGAGCGCCTATGCATTAATTCTGCTTAGAAAAGACGGGTATCCTTGTGTATTCTATGGAGATTACTTCGGCATTGGCGGAGAAGAACCGGTTGATGGCAAGCAAATCGCCATTGATCCTTTGCTTAAAGCGCGCTGCAACAAAGCATACGGCGAGCAGGATGACTATTTTGACCATCCGAATACCATTGGCTGGGTCCGCAAGGGCGTCGATGAAATTGAACGCTCCGGCTTGGCTGTTGTGATCTCCAATGGAGATGAAGGAGAGAAAAGAATGTTCGTCGGCGAACACCGGGCCGGCGAGGTTTGGGTGGATTTAACCAATACTAGAGAAGATTCGGTCGAAATTGAAGAGGACGGGTTCGGGGTATTTCCTGTAAACGGAGAAAGTGTTTCCGTTTGGGCTCTGCCGGATGAAGATACGAATTAACTTGAAACAGCCTTTCTGAAAGGAAAGGTATTCTTTAAAACCCCCGAAATGCACAGCGTTTCGGGGTTTTTTTGGCTAAGCTGATTGGGGCGGAAATCAGTAGCGGAGGGGCTGTCCAGTAAGTCCGATTTAAAGTTTCTCGCCCTTTTACTTATGTTTGTTTTGCTGATTTCCGCTCCAGGTTGCTCAGCGACCAGCGGGGCAGGCGGTGAGCCTCCTCATGGCTGCGCCACTGCGGGGTCTCACCTGTCCCGCTGCTCTCAGCACGGAGTCAAGCACCTTCCGCTCCAATCAGCCATACCAGGATTTTTTAGAAATACATGTAAAAAAACCCCTTGGATGCTCCATTAACGAAGCACTCAGGGGGCTTTTGGTTTCCATTATTTCCTCTCTTCTATTCCGCTCTAATCCATTTAAAAGACATCGGCTCCATTGTAAGAGTGTGACCTCCGGAGATTTTTTCTCCAGTGAACAGTTCTGTACCTGAAATCGGGATTGTTACTTCCGCTGCGGAATCTCCATTATTAAAGGCGGCTGCAAAACGTTCCTTCCCCCATTCCCGGATGAGCATGTAGACATTTTCTTTTGCATAAAGCGTTTTATAGCTTCCCTGAGTAAGAGCCTTGCTTGATTTACGAATGGAAATCAGCTTTTTAAAGAATTCAAGCAGGCTGTTATTCCATTCTTTTTTGTCCCAAACCATGCAATTCCTTGATTGCGGCTCTTCACCGCCACTTAAGCCGATTTCGTCTCCGTAATAAATATAAGGAACACCAATGTACGCAAATTGAAAAGCAGCAGCAAGCCTTACCGCTTCTTCCCTCTCACCGCACTCCGTCAGGAACCGTTTCGTATCGTGGCTGCCCACAAGGTTCCACATTTGTCTTGTTACAGGCTCCATATAAATCGTCCGGTTAAAGGTTAAAATATCGTCAAATTGTTCAGCCGTTATTTCCTGCTTAGCAAAAAAGTCCGCCACCGCGCCTTTAAAAGGATAATTCATGATACTGTCCATTTGATCTCCCTTTAAAAAGGCGCTGGCCTCGTGCATGATTTCCCCGATAATAACCGCATCGGGATTAGCTGCTTTGACCGTTTTCTTAAATGCCCGCCAAAATTCATGATCGACCTCATCACTGACATCCAGTCTCCACCCGTCAATACCTGCTTCCTTGATCCAGAATTCAGCTACCTTCAGCAAGTATTCACGCACTTCCGGATTTGACGTATTCAGCTTGGGCATTTCCATGATGTTGTCTGCGAATGTATAATAATTTACCTTTTCTTCGCTTACAGGATAGCTATCTGCAAAATACCAATCTTTATATTTTGATTGCTCCTGATTTTTCAGCAGATCCTGAAAAGCAAAGAAGTCATTTCCCGTGTGATTGAAAACCGCATCAAAAATAACCTTAATTCCTTTTTCATGACACTTCCTGATCAGTTCCTTGGCTGTATCCAGTGTGCCAAACTGCTGATCTATCGAGAAGTAGTCTGCTGTGTTGTATTTATGATTGGAGGAAGACGGGAAAACAGGTGTCATATAAATCACATTTACCCCCAGTTCTTCAATATAGCCGAGTTTATCCAGGATTCCCTTAAGGTCTCCGCCAAACATGGAGGAAGCGCTAATTTCCGTTCCCCATTCCTTTGTGCCAGGGGGATTAATAGACGGATTTCCATTGCAGAAACGATCGGGGAAAATCTGATAGACAATCGCTTCCTTATGCCACTCTGCCAGCTCATACACATCTGCTTCTGCTATGTACGCATACTGAAAGGCTGTCGCCTCGTTTTGTCTCAAATCGCTCTCTCTAAATCCTCTTTCATCATAAAAGACTGAAGCGCCCTTCTGATCAATCAGCTCAAAATAATAGCGATAGCGGTTCCGGTTCAGTGAAAGGCCCGTTTCATAGAAAGAGAACAGCTCCGTTTCCTCGTTCTTTTCCATCTCCTTCACATGGAAGGGAGAAGTCCAATCATACCGGTCTTTGTAATAAATTTTGCATGTTCCCAAGTCTTGGTTTGCTGCTCTAAGCCTTACAGTTAAGGTCTCGTTATTTTTTGGATACGCATATGGCACATCCGGTATATGATAGATTGCATGTTTGTTCAATGAACTCTCTCCTTATTAAACATTTTTTTCTTGCACTTCCATAGAATGGACTATAATAGAGGTAGATCGATCATGATTTCCGAGGTGTATGTGCTATGCATGAAACGTATCAATCCGATTCCTACCTGTTTACCTTTGACGCCGCGTACCTCATTGAATCAAGGGACAAGCCGAAGATGCTGGAGATTATCACAGCCAAGCACAAAGAAGAAAACGAACAATTTCATCCCCCTGCTGCAAAGAAAATCGACCTCTATATCTGGAATGCCGTCTACACAAGGGAAATCATGAAGCTTGGCGTCACAAAGCACTACCTTCACAGCCTGTACAACCGGTTTTACACATCCATTCCAAGGCAGCCCAGTCTCTTAGCCCTTCAATCGCTTGAAGTAGAAATGACCTCCGCTTACTTTGATCTGGTGATTTACGACATGGAAGTGACGGAAAGCTTTGTAACCAACAAAATACTTCCTTACCTGCACATGAACATTGAAAACCATCTTTCCATTAAAAAACTCTCCGAAGATCTTGAGATCTCGGCAGGCTATGCCTCCTCCTGCTTTAAAAAGGAGATGGGCGTCAGCATTATGAAATACGCGAAAAAGATTAAAATTGAACGGGCAAAAATTCTTCTTTCCACTACAAACAAAAGCATCTTTGAAATCAGCATGATTCTCTGCTTTCATGATCAGGGACATTTCAGCAAAACGTTTAAATCATTAACCGGCATGTCTCCAACTCAATACCGGAGAAAGCTGCCAGCATCGCAATTATAATTTTAATTATAAGAAAAATGGATATCCTAATTTGTACATTTATATGATTATATGTATATACCAACTGTTAATTTAGTTAAGGCCCTAAAACCGGGGCCTTTTTTTAATGGCTCTGTTAAAGCCTGATGTTGATTTTTAACACCTGTTGATTGGAGTGGAAGGCGCGAGACTTGAGCTTTAGAGCAGCGGGCCAGGTGAGACCCCGCAGGCGCAAAGCGGCGAGGAGGCTCACCGCCCGCCCAAGGATAAGCGAGCGCCTGCTAACTGCAATCAACAGCCAAGTTTAACAGAGCCTTTTTAATAGAATCAGATTGTTTTCATAAGACTCCAAGGCTTGTTATGATGAAAGCAGACTTACAAGAGGAGTTGAAAAAATTGACTAATAGAATCGCGCTTGGAAAATCTGACTTGCTTGTACATCCAATAGGACTCGGCACGAATGCAGTAGGCGGGCATAACCTGTATCCGAATTTGAATGAGGAAACAGGAAAAGAATTAGTTCGGACTGCACTCGATTCCGGCATGAATTTTCTAGATACCGCTTTTATCTATGGGCCGGAGCGCTCAGAGGAACTGATCGGCGAAGTATTGAAGGAACGCGGAAGCCGCGATGATATCGTGATTGCAACAAAAGGCGCACACAAATTTGTCAATGGCGAAGTGAAACTCGATAACTCCCCGGCTTTTTTAAGAGAGGCAGTTGAAGGCAGTCTAAAAAGGCTCCAAACGGATTATATCGACCTGTACTATATTCATTTTCCTGATGAACAAACGCCTAAGGACGAGGCGGTTGGGGAATTAAAGAGGCTGAAGGATGAAGGAAAAATCAAAGCAATCGGCGTTTCCAACTTTTCAATTGATCAGCTGAAGGAAGCCAACATTGACGGCTATGTAGATGTCCTTCAATCAGAATACAACCTGTTTCAGCGCGACGCAGAAAAGGATCTCCTTCCCTACACAGCTGAAAATCAAATTTCATTCATCCCTTACTTCCCGCTAGCATCCGGACTGCTCGCAGGGAAGTACTCGAAGGATACGAAGTTCGATGACATCCGTGCGGAAAATCCTTTATTCAAGGGAGAAGCGTTCGAGCGGAATTTGGAGAAGGTGGAAAAACTCCGCGAAATCGCAGATTCTCATCACGCAGACTTGGCCCACATCGTATTGGCGTGGTATTTGACCCGCGACTCGATTGACGCTCTCATACCAGGGGCAAAAAGACCGGATCAGGTACTGGACAATCTTAAAACACTGGATGTAAAGCTGACGACAGGAGAAATTGAGCGGATTGACTCGATTTTCAGATAGCAAATATACCCCCGGCTATTATTTAAGCCGGGTTCCCTTATTAAGGACCATTCCCTTTGGCCTATCTCCTTGTTTCTGCATTTACAAACAATATACGACACTTTAACATGTTCGTAATAAAGAATACACATTTTCCTCTTATCATGTAATTAGATACATATTTTAATTTAGGAGGAATAAAAAATGAAGTTTCCTGCAATTATTAAATCCAAATTTGTCCCGATCGCTGCCATCTCCGCACTTGCTCTTGGTACGCTAATTGGTGCATCTGCCATTCCTCAAGGTGTACAAGCTGAGAAGACCCCTTCCAAAGAAGAACTGGCAAAAATGATTAAAGAAAAGAATCCTGAAATAAAAAATGTTATTTTCCTGATCGGAGACGGAATGGGTGTTCCTTACACATCCGCCCATCGTTATATGAAGGACAATCCCCGCACGAAAGATATTGAGCTAACTGAATTTGATAAGCATCTTGTTGGAATGCAAACCACTCACCCGGATGATCCTGCACAGAACATTACAGATTCTGCTTCCGCGGCTACTGCCATGTCAGGCGGAGTTAAGACATACAATAACGCAATCGCTGTAGACAATGACCTTACAGAAGTGAAAACAGTCCTGGAGCAAGCAAAATCACAAGGCAAATCGACTGGTCTTGTTGCTACTTCCGAAATTACACATGCAACGCCTGCTTCATTCGGTGCACATGATGAATCCCGCAAGAATATGAACCAGATTGCTGATGACTATTACGATGAAATGGTTAAAGGCAGTCATAAAATTGACGTTATGCTGGGTGGAGGAAAATCGAACTTCGTCCGCAGCGACCGCGATTTAACCAAACTGTTTACAAAGGACGGATATAGCTACGTAACTAACCGTGATGATCTTATGAAAAACAGAAACTCTAAAGTTCTTGGTCTATTTGCGGACGGCGGAATGGATAAAATGATTGACCGAAAGAAAGAAACACCTTCACTTGAAGAGATGACGAAGGTTGCTTTAAACAAATTGAACAGCAACAAGAACGGTTTCTTCCTTATGGTTGAAGGAAGCCAAATTGACTGGGCAGGCCACGACAACGACGTCGTTGCAGCGATGAGCGAAATGGAAGATTTCGAAATGGCTTTCAAAGCAGCTATTGATTTTGCTAAAAAAGACAAGCATACATTGGTCGTTGCTACGGCTGACCACTCCACTGGCGGATTTTCAATGGGTGCCGGCGGAGAGTACAATTTCAAAGTAGAACCAATCCTTGCTGCAAAGAAAACTCCTGACTACATGGCTGCAAGAATCATGGAAGGCATGGACACAGAAAAAGTATTAAAAGACAACATTAAGCTTGATCTAACTCAAGCAGAGATTGATAGTGTCAAAGCGGCGGCAGCTAAAAAGAATCTAACTGAAATTGATAATGCAATCGAACAAATTTTTAACAAGCGCTCCTTTACTGGCTGGACAACCTCTGGCCACACTGGAGAAGAAGTACAGGTTTATGCCTTCGGACCGGGTAAAGAAAATTTCTCAGGATTGATTGACAACACAGATCAAGCGAAGAAAATGTTTAAGATTTTGAAGGAAAATAAATAATCATATGAAAAAGGGCCAGAAATTTGGCCCTTTTTTTAATAGGTTTACGACTGGTAAAGGTTTCTTCAACACGGCCTGTTTACAGACATAACCCCTCAGTTTCACTCACCGGGACCAATCCGCATCTGATTTTATCCGATTTCTTCTGTTTTGATTCCTTTTTTCTGCTGTTGTAATCCTCTGCCAGCAGGTCCGTCGCCTGCTCTTCCCGCCCAATAGCTCGCGAGCAGCGGTCCGGAAACGTTGTGCCAGAAGCTGAAAATCGCACTCGGCACGGCAGCAACTGGACTAAAATGGCTGATGGCGAGTGAAGCTCCAAGTCCCGAGTTTTGCATACCGACCTCGAACGTAATCGCTTTTTGCGCCTCGAAGCTGAGACCCAGCAGCCTCGCTGCCAGAAAACCGAGCCCAAATCCTGCCAGGTTGTGAAGCACCACGACAAGAAGCACGATCCAGCCAGATTCCACAATTAAATCCCGGCTTGCTGCTATGACCGTGGATAAAATCGCGGTGATGGCCACAACGGAAACGAGCGGCATTGCTTTGGCCGCGCCTTCAGCCTGCTTTTTAAAAAAGAACTGGACGAGTATTCCAAGGATAACCGGTATCAGGATGACGAGCATGACATCAGCAAACATTTTTCCTGCATCGACCTCAATCCAGGAGCTGGCTAGAAGATAAATAATGGCCGGTGTCAAAAGAGGGGCCAGCAAGGTTGAAACGGAGGCCACTGCCACAGCTAATGCTGTGTCTCCCTTAGCTAAAAAGGTCATTACGTTGGATGCGCTCCCGCTCGGACAGCATCCCACTAAGATGACTCCTACTGCAAGCTCAGGCGGCAGTTTAAAAATTAAAACAAGCAAGTACGCAAGCCCCGGCATGATGACGTAGTGTGCAGCGACCCCTGCTAATACACTTTTCGGTTTTCTCCCAACTTCCTGGAAATCCTTTATCGATAACGTCATTCCCATACCGAACATAACCACTCCAAGCAAAATAGATACATAGGGCTTAATCCACAAAAAGCCCTGTGGAGCTGTAAAGCTTATTACGCCGAATAAGAGAATCCAAATAATGAATGTCTTCCCTGCAAAGTCGCTGATTTTATTTAAAACATTCATATGATCCTCTCCCTTGTCAGATAATGTTCCGATTATAACGCTGACGCACAAATTTTTCAATAGATTCTGACAATTAAGAGTATTCCGTACTGTTATAGGAATCCTTCCATGAATGGTGGTAAAATAGATATATGAAATATAGAGGGGGCTTCCACACATGAAACAGGAATTGATTAATCGGTTTGTCTCATATGTAAAAGTAGAAACTCAATCCAATGAAGAAAGCGAAACTTGCCCTTCCACACCCGGCCAGCTCGTCCTTGCCCGGATGCTAACGGAGGAATTAAGAAAAATCGGTATGAAAGACGTTACGATGGATGAGAATGGGTACGTAATGGCTACATTGCCCGCTAATACGGATAAAGAGGTCCCTGTTATCGGATTCCTCGCCCATGTTGACACGGCCACTGACTTTACCGGAACCGATGTAAAACCTCAAATCCGCGAAAACTATGATGGAGAAGATATTCTATTAAATAAAGAATTGAACATTATTCTGTCTCCATCTGATTTTCCCAATTTAAAGAACTACATAGGACACACCTTGATTACAACAGACGGCACTACACTTCTAGGTGCAGATAATAAAGCCGGTGTTGCAGAAATAATGACAGCAATGGATTATTTAATTAATCATCCTGAAATCAAACACGGCAAAATCCGCGTAGCCTTCACTCCTGATGAAGAAATCGGCCGCGGACCTCATCGCTTTGATGTGGAAGCCTTTGGCGCCTCCTATGCTTATACGGTGGACGGCGGTCCCCTTGGAGAATTGGAGTATGAAAGCTTTAATGCTGCAGGCGCAAAGATTACCATTAAAGGGAAAAACGTTCATCCTGGTACAGCGAAAAACAAAATGATTCACTCTGCGAAAATTGCGATGGAATTCAACAGCTTGCTTCCGGCAGAGGAAGCACCTGAATCAACCGAAGGGTATGAAGGATTTTTTCACCTTACCTCTATGACTGGAGATGTGGAGGAAACGAAGCTTTCATACATCATCCGTGATCATGACAAAAACAAGTTTTCTGATCGAAAAGTACTCATGGAACAGACGGTTGCCGAGCTTCAGAAAAAATATGGAGAAGACCGCATTCATCTCGAAATGAACGATCAGTATTACAACATGCGCGAGAAAATCGAGCCAGTAAA
Protein-coding regions in this window:
- a CDS encoding alpha-amylase translates to MPQNHTMMQFFEWHLKADGEHWKNLSKMAPKLKEMCIDSVWIPPVTKGQSAEDTGYGIYDLYDLGEFDQKGTVRTKYGTKDELLAAIKVCQDNGIQVYADIVMNHKAAADETETFKVVEVDPENRENVISEPFDIEGWTKFTFPGRGDKYSAFKWNFGHFNGTDYDAKTGKSGIFRILGKNKDWNENVDDEFGNYDYLMFANIDYDHPDVQQEMIEWGKWLADTLNCDGYRLDAIKHINHEFIKNFAKEASSHRGDNFYMVGEFWNSELAACQEFLDQIDYQMDLFDVSLHYKLHEASLAGRDFDLTTIFDDTLVQSHPMNAVTFVDNHDSQPNEALESWVGDWFKQSAYALILLRKDGYPCVFYGDYFGIGGEEPVDGKQIAIDPLLKARCNKAYGEQDDYFDHPNTIGWVRKGVDEIERSGLAVVISNGDEGEKRMFVGEHRAGEVWVDLTNTREDSVEIEEDGFGVFPVNGESVSVWALPDEDTN
- a CDS encoding alpha-glycosidase, with the protein product MNKHAIYHIPDVPYAYPKNNETLTVRLRAANQDLGTCKIYYKDRYDWTSPFHVKEMEKNEETELFSFYETGLSLNRNRYRYYFELIDQKGASVFYDERGFRESDLRQNEATAFQYAYIAEADVYELAEWHKEAIVYQIFPDRFCNGNPSINPPGTKEWGTEISASSMFGGDLKGILDKLGYIEELGVNVIYMTPVFPSSSNHKYNTADYFSIDQQFGTLDTAKELIRKCHEKGIKVIFDAVFNHTGNDFFAFQDLLKNQEQSKYKDWYFADSYPVSEEKVNYYTFADNIMEMPKLNTSNPEVREYLLKVAEFWIKEAGIDGWRLDVSDEVDHEFWRAFKKTVKAANPDAVIIGEIMHEASAFLKGDQMDSIMNYPFKGAVADFFAKQEITAEQFDDILTFNRTIYMEPVTRQMWNLVGSHDTKRFLTECGEREEAVRLAAAFQFAYIGVPYIYYGDEIGLSGGEEPQSRNCMVWDKKEWNNSLLEFFKKLISIRKSSKALTQGSYKTLYAKENVYMLIREWGKERFAAAFNNGDSAAEVTIPISGTELFTGEKISGGHTLTMEPMSFKWIRAE
- a CDS encoding helix-turn-helix transcriptional regulator yields the protein MHETYQSDSYLFTFDAAYLIESRDKPKMLEIITAKHKEENEQFHPPAAKKIDLYIWNAVYTREIMKLGVTKHYLHSLYNRFYTSIPRQPSLLALQSLEVEMTSAYFDLVIYDMEVTESFVTNKILPYLHMNIENHLSIKKLSEDLEISAGYASSCFKKEMGVSIMKYAKKIKIERAKILLSTTNKSIFEISMILCFHDQGHFSKTFKSLTGMSPTQYRRKLPASQL
- a CDS encoding aldo/keto reductase: MTNRIALGKSDLLVHPIGLGTNAVGGHNLYPNLNEETGKELVRTALDSGMNFLDTAFIYGPERSEELIGEVLKERGSRDDIVIATKGAHKFVNGEVKLDNSPAFLREAVEGSLKRLQTDYIDLYYIHFPDEQTPKDEAVGELKRLKDEGKIKAIGVSNFSIDQLKEANIDGYVDVLQSEYNLFQRDAEKDLLPYTAENQISFIPYFPLASGLLAGKYSKDTKFDDIRAENPLFKGEAFERNLEKVEKLREIADSHHADLAHIVLAWYLTRDSIDALIPGAKRPDQVLDNLKTLDVKLTTGEIERIDSIFR
- a CDS encoding alkaline phosphatase produces the protein MKFPAIIKSKFVPIAAISALALGTLIGASAIPQGVQAEKTPSKEELAKMIKEKNPEIKNVIFLIGDGMGVPYTSAHRYMKDNPRTKDIELTEFDKHLVGMQTTHPDDPAQNITDSASAATAMSGGVKTYNNAIAVDNDLTEVKTVLEQAKSQGKSTGLVATSEITHATPASFGAHDESRKNMNQIADDYYDEMVKGSHKIDVMLGGGKSNFVRSDRDLTKLFTKDGYSYVTNRDDLMKNRNSKVLGLFADGGMDKMIDRKKETPSLEEMTKVALNKLNSNKNGFFLMVEGSQIDWAGHDNDVVAAMSEMEDFEMAFKAAIDFAKKDKHTLVVATADHSTGGFSMGAGGEYNFKVEPILAAKKTPDYMAARIMEGMDTEKVLKDNIKLDLTQAEIDSVKAAAAKKNLTEIDNAIEQIFNKRSFTGWTTSGHTGEEVQVYAFGPGKENFSGLIDNTDQAKKMFKILKENK
- a CDS encoding bile acid:sodium symporter family protein, which codes for MNVLNKISDFAGKTFIIWILLFGVISFTAPQGFLWIKPYVSILLGVVMFGMGMTLSIKDFQEVGRKPKSVLAGVAAHYVIMPGLAYLLVLIFKLPPELAVGVILVGCCPSGSASNVMTFLAKGDTALAVAVASVSTLLAPLLTPAIIYLLASSWIEVDAGKMFADVMLVILIPVILGILVQFFFKKQAEGAAKAMPLVSVVAITAILSTVIAASRDLIVESGWIVLLVVVLHNLAGFGLGFLAARLLGLSFEAQKAITFEVGMQNSGLGASLAISHFSPVAAVPSAIFSFWHNVSGPLLASYWAGRAGDGPAGRGLQQQKKGIKTEEIG
- the pepT gene encoding peptidase T: MKQELINRFVSYVKVETQSNEESETCPSTPGQLVLARMLTEELRKIGMKDVTMDENGYVMATLPANTDKEVPVIGFLAHVDTATDFTGTDVKPQIRENYDGEDILLNKELNIILSPSDFPNLKNYIGHTLITTDGTTLLGADNKAGVAEIMTAMDYLINHPEIKHGKIRVAFTPDEEIGRGPHRFDVEAFGASYAYTVDGGPLGELEYESFNAAGAKITIKGKNVHPGTAKNKMIHSAKIAMEFNSLLPAEEAPESTEGYEGFFHLTSMTGDVEETKLSYIIRDHDKNKFSDRKVLMEQTVAELQKKYGEDRIHLEMNDQYYNMREKIEPVKEIVDIAYDAMKSLEIEPLVSPIRGGTDGSQLSYMGLPTPNIFTGGENFHGRYEFASVDNMLKSVQVIAKITELFEERA